In Lactuca sativa cultivar Salinas chromosome 5, Lsat_Salinas_v11, whole genome shotgun sequence, the DNA window CCTGGTTGATTTGACATAAACCTTGCAGCAGAAGGGTTCCTATTGGCTACAATCGCTAGCCATACTGGTTTTGACCTCCATAAACTCTACTTTGCCAACTTAAAACCCTGAAAATATGAAAAGTAACGGTTTTAGTCTTATATAACAAACCTTGTTTTTGTAAAGGGGAAGAAGGAACGATGATATGTAAAGAAGAGCTTTTGGGGAAAGTCCCATTTTCTACATCTTTTATGGCTGCATTTATAACAGGTAAGCAAACAGATGCAGCATCCTTGAATTCATTTTCTTGACTTTCACCTTTTTTCCTGGAACATACGAACATTTGATTTGATCTATTAAATGTGTATAAAACCAATAATCTTAAAGGAGATTTGGTTACCTACCAGTTTAGGGAGATTGATAAAGACGGTATCCCAGTAATTAAGGCTTGTCTAACTCCAGCTATAGCACTCGAGGACAATGTAAAAGAACATGAATTATAAAAGACTAAAATAGAACTTTAGAGGAATACGAGCAGGACATTACCATATATAGTGAATAAccttgtttgatcaacttcaaatgCCCAGTGATCCTCTCTTTGGCATATTGAGTTGGATGAATTGTGACATTATCCTTGAGGTAAACTATTTGTGCATCTTCTGGATCACTAGAAGAGCTTCTCTTGCTACTGTCACTACGGGTCATACTTGATGAGCCCTAAAACATATTGAAAATAGGTAGAACCTAAGGATACAAGACAAGGGCTTCTAAATAAATTCAATGTAAAGCAACATGAACTGATTATCAatgattttctctctctaaaaccaaAACATGAGCAAGCATCACTTAATCATGAATTTAACATCAATAACTTTACATTAAGTgaacttttaacataaaataGTTGAATTCTATGAAAGCAGTTTTTATTAAGTCAAATATAGATATAGACACAAAAGATTTTCGAAGTTTCTCCCTTGACCTACTTACAGTTATCAACTAAGAAGATCACTTCCAATCAATATGAAGTACTTTGTTAACCTATCCAACTACTATTACCAACAATTATAGTTAACCAAGCCCTAAAACACAAATCAGCCAACAGCTTCTGAATAAATCCAATTGAACTACTACCTAGCGAGTTTCGCATAAATATGAGTACACATTAATGGCTTTCCAATTAGGCCACTACAAGTACAAACAGTAACAAATCATGCTACCAAAGTGATCAACTGATAACAGATCGCATTCAATTACCAATCACGATTAAACTTCTATCACTAACAAACCTGCTCGTAGGAGCCCTAACTTACATGCAACCAATAACCTTTAACCTCGCTGCCGGAACACTCAAACTAAATTCAATTCGCATCATTACCATTCAAATCAATGTACTTCTAATTTGAGGATTGATATTAGATATAGTAAGATGGAGTTGCTTACCTGTTTCGACGCTGCAGCATAATCGGTGTCGTCGGACAAATCGTGAATCTCAGTTTTGCATTCGTTTGTGGTATATCCAAAAAGA includes these proteins:
- the LOC111902510 gene encoding uncharacterized protein LOC111902510, with translation MKTRGKIGSEGGLIGGWFSLGCLGLPAVFLLCIFFFFFLGFFDSSLFSQQVPLLSSLILLLHLFGYTTNECKTEIHDLSDDTDYAAASKQGSSSMTRSDSSKRSSSSDPEDAQIVYLKDNVTIHPTQYAKERITGHLKLIKQGYSLYMVMSCSYSSKVLF